The Cyprinus carpio isolate SPL01 chromosome A5, ASM1834038v1, whole genome shotgun sequence genome has a segment encoding these proteins:
- the LOC122145133 gene encoding uncharacterized protein LOC122145133, producing the protein MYNVSKATLAEKVPGLSCLSRIQKDCLTSTNSDASFHDSSVSRQSSVSKNKLHTTFASGSSAMVMGEVELDLMENRRNLSKVSFRDSSRQRILKCSSLLIEKPSVQMSASFSLCERDLVSSSLASATAPTVVYTKKSGSADITSDLSFNPKNDSMTHSFSDAPTIVISPASESNMREDTKGEEKSGSHCQDIMFDHTNINCPAELLETTERFLT; encoded by the exons ATGTATAATGTTTCAAA AGCCACATTAGCTGAGAAGGTCCCAGGTTTGTCCTGCCTGTCTCGCATTCAGAAGGACTGTCTCACCTCCACCAATAGCGATGCCTCATTCCACGACAGCAGTGTCAGCAGACAGTCATCAGTCTCTAAGAACAAACTCCACACAACCTTCGCCAGCGGCTCCAGTGCTATG GTAATGGGAGAAGTGGAGCTGGACCTGATGGAGAACAGGCGCAACTTGTCTAAAGTGTCATTTAGAGACTCATCTAGACAGCGGATCCTCAAATGCTCCTCACTGCTGATAGAGAAG CCTTCAGTACAGATGAGTGCGTCGTTCAGTCTATGCGAGCGAGATCTCGTCTCCAGTTCTCTCGCCTCGGCAACAGCACCGACGGTCGTTTACACTAAGAAGAGCGGGAGTGCCGATATAACCTCTGACCTCTCGTTTAACCCTAAGAATGACTCCATGACCCACAGCTTCTCGGATGCTCCCACAATCGTCATCAGTCCAGCTTCAGAGAGCAACATGAGAGAAGATACAAAAGGAGAAGAAAAGTCTGGATCTCACTGTCAGGATATAATGTTTGACCACACAAACATAAACTGCCCAGCAGAGCTACTGGAGACTACGGAGAGATTTCTAACATGA
- the LOC122142281 gene encoding melanopsin-A-like: MEPQRQIYKRLDIPDHVHYIIAFFILIIGTLGVTGNALVMFAFYSNKKLRSLPNYFIVNLAVSDFLMAITQSPMFFINCLFKEWMFGELGCKIYAFCGALFGITSMINLLAISIDRYVVITKPLQTIQWSSKRRTSLAILCIWLYSLAWSLAPLIGWSSYIPEGLMTSCTWDYTSPSPANKSYTMMLCCFVFFIPLAIILYCYLFMFLSVRRASRDLERLSSQKSSFVKQQSMRSEWKLAKIAAVVIVVYVLSWSPYACVTLIAWAG, encoded by the exons ATGGAGCCTCAACGGCAGATCTACAAAAGGCTGGACATCCCGGATCATGTGCATTACATCATCGccttcttcatcctcatcatcGGCACTTTAGGAGTCACGGGCAACGCTTTGGTCATGTTCGCCTTCTACAG taATAAAAAGTTGCGGAGCCTGCCAAATTATTTCATAGTGAACCTGGCGGTCAGTGATTTCCTCATGGCCATCACACAATCTCCAATGTTCTTCATCAACTGCCTGTTCAAGGAGTGGATGTTTGGGGAACTGG GATGTAAAATATATGCATTCTGTGGTGCACTGTTTGGCATCACCTCGATGATAAACCTGTTGGCTATCTCTATCGATCGATACGTGGTCATCACCAAACCGCTGCAGACCATCCAGTGGAGCTCCAAGCGCAGAACCTCTCTGGCCATCCTCTGCATCTGGCTCTACTCACTGGCCTGGAGTCTGGCACCTCTGATTGGCTGGA GTTCCTACATCCCTGAAGGTCTGATGACATCCTGCACGTGGGACTACACCTCTCCGTCTCCCGCCAACAAGAGTTACACCATGATGCTGTGCTGTTTTGTCTTCTTCATCCCTCTGGCCATCATCCTCTATTGTTACCTGTTCATGTTCCTCTCCGTACGAAGAGCCAGCAG agattTAGAGCGGCTGAGCTCTCAGAAGTCCAGCTTTGTGAAGCAGCAGTCCATGAGGAGTGAATGGAAACTGGCCAAAATAGCGGCTGTGGTCATAGTGGTGTACGTACTGTCCTGGTCTCCCTACGCGTGCGTCACCCTCATCGCCTGGGCAGGGTGA
- the LOC109087884 gene encoding pikachurin-like: MLPSSARYRAARSLSFAVSAVTESIEIPQFTGRSYLTYDNRDILKRVSGSRTNMFMRFKSTSKDGLLLWRGDSPMRANSDYLSLGLQDGALIFSYNLGSGAATLVINGTFSDGRWHRVKAVRDGQSGKLTVDDYGAKTGRSPGKMRQLNINGDLYIGGMKEIALHTNTQYMRGLVGCISHFTLATDYHLSLVDDAADGKNINTCTN, encoded by the exons ATGCTGCCATCTAGTGCACGTTACAGAGCTGCGCGCTCTTTGTCTTTTGCTGTATCAGCTGTCACTGAATCTATTGAGATCCCTCAGTTCACCGGACGCAGTTATCTGACATATGACAACAGAGATATCCTCAAAAG GGTATCAGGTTCCAGAACAAATATGTTCATGCGTTTTAAGAGCACGTCTAAAGATGGCCTTTTATTATGGCGAGGAGACAGTCCAATGAGAGCCAACAGTGACTATCTGTCTCTTGGCCTTCAAGATGGAGCGCTCATTTTCAG TTACAATCTTGGTAGTGGAGCTGCCACTTTGGTCATTAATGGCACATTTAGTGATGGCAGATGGCACAGAGTGAAAGCTGTCAG agatggacagtctggtAAACTAACCGTCGATGATTACGGAGCTAAAACAGGCAGATCTCCGGGTAAGATGAGACAGCTGAACATCAATGGTGACCTTTACATTG GTGGGATGAAGGAGATCGCGTTGCACACCAACACGCAGTACATGCGAGGTTTAGTGGGATGTATTTCTCATTTCACTCTCGCCACGGACTACCATCTGTCTCTGGTGGATGATGCAGCTGACGGCAAGAACATCAACACCTGCACCAACTGA